The Candidatus Omnitrophota bacterium genome has a window encoding:
- the accD gene encoding acetyl-CoA carboxylase, carboxyltransferase subunit beta, with protein sequence MFGRSKYTIVKVAKKKDIPEGLWTKCEECGEIIYNKALEENMKVCPRCSYHFVLTAQERIVMLLDAGSFEERDAGLRSMDPLQFKGPRTYEEKLKQDAADTGLSEACISGRGMIEGKRVIFVVTDSRFIMGSMGSVVGEKIARATELATNLRLPLVIVSGSGGGARMYEGLFSLMQMAKTSAAIAKLHEAGVPYISVLTNPTMAGVMASFASLGDIIMAEPKALIGFTGPRVIEQTIRQKLPPGFQRSEFLLEHGLLDMIIHRKNLKSGIAQVIDYLT encoded by the coding sequence ATGTTCGGAAGATCGAAATACACAATAGTAAAAGTCGCCAAAAAAAAGGACATACCCGAAGGCCTCTGGACCAAGTGCGAGGAATGCGGCGAGATAATCTACAACAAGGCCCTTGAGGAGAACATGAAGGTATGTCCCAGGTGCAGCTACCATTTCGTCCTTACCGCGCAGGAGAGGATAGTGATGCTCCTGGACGCCGGCAGTTTCGAGGAACGCGACGCCGGTTTAAGGTCTATGGACCCGCTCCAGTTCAAGGGGCCGAGGACGTACGAGGAAAAATTGAAGCAGGACGCGGCCGATACCGGCCTTTCCGAGGCCTGCATCAGCGGCAGGGGCATGATAGAGGGCAAAAGGGTAATATTCGTCGTCACGGATTCGCGTTTCATAATGGGTTCGATGGGTTCGGTAGTGGGAGAGAAGATAGCCAGGGCGACTGAACTGGCCACAAACCTGAGGTTGCCCCTTGTTATCGTCTCCGGTTCGGGCGGGGGCGCGCGGATGTATGAAGGCCTCTTCTCCCTTATGCAGATGGCAAAAACGTCTGCCGCTATAGCGAAGCTTCACGAGGCAGGCGTCCCGTATATTTCTGTCCTGACCAACCCCACGATGGCCGGCGTCATGGCGAGCTTCGCGTCGCTGGGCGATATAATAATGGCCGAGCCCAAGGCGCTGATAGGCTTTACCGGCCCGCGCGTAATAGAACAGACGATAAGGCAGAAACTGCCGCCCGGTTTCCAGCGTTCGGAATTCCTCCTGGAACACGGCCTTTTGGACATGATAATCCACAGGAAAAACCTGAAATCCGGCATAGCCCAGGTCATAGATTACTTAACTTGA
- a CDS encoding sensor domain-containing diguanylate cyclase, with protein MKKEKLVSGILAIAGFLLVSSLIISACHRFPVQYWVYGLISSLIILLNVIILLAWVAFGEWGLWIFIALSSVLTLFVSLVTNTNITTVVDATAAAGISSGNNIHTPNMNMQILIFFAVGLFVTIFKNSMVTHALSIDRQIDTLEEEKNAIEAEYAYMKGANDALKEKVVRYATLKELTSKLSSTLSLDSVVNIVIDNVCDLVEKADACILFLVDEEARELALKAARGKEGAVSVKSKKGDIFDIWVLKQRQPLMVSDADKDFRFNLDLIPVEFRRGFKSLIAAPLISEKKVIGILRVESREAEAYISDDLRLLTIISDLAAIALENSKLYHRIEELAISDGLTGLYCQRYFKERLAEDIVKAVRIKQPLSLLMFDIDGFKGYNDKYGHIAGDIVLKSIGGLLKGSLEPGDIAARYGGEEFVIVLFGKDKAAAQRLGEEVRKKIEGEKFILRQVETHVTVSIGCAGVPEDAVSRDEIIRSADAALYEAKKNGGNKVCLA; from the coding sequence TTGAAAAAGGAAAAGCTGGTTTCAGGAATACTTGCGATAGCAGGTTTTCTACTCGTTTCCTCTTTGATAATCTCAGCCTGCCACCGGTTCCCGGTCCAATATTGGGTCTACGGGCTGATCAGCTCCCTTATCATACTCCTTAATGTCATCATCCTTCTGGCATGGGTCGCTTTCGGCGAATGGGGCCTCTGGATATTCATAGCGCTCTCCTCGGTACTCACGCTTTTCGTATCGCTCGTCACCAATACCAACATAACCACCGTTGTTGATGCGACCGCCGCAGCCGGGATCTCCTCCGGAAATAACATCCACACTCCCAATATGAACATGCAGATATTAATTTTTTTCGCCGTCGGCCTATTTGTTACCATCTTTAAGAACAGTATGGTCACGCATGCCCTTTCCATAGACAGGCAGATCGATACCCTTGAGGAGGAGAAGAACGCGATCGAGGCCGAATATGCCTATATGAAAGGGGCGAACGATGCCCTAAAGGAAAAAGTCGTAAGGTACGCTACACTCAAGGAACTGACAAGCAAGCTCAGCTCGACATTATCCCTCGATTCGGTGGTTAACATAGTCATAGACAACGTTTGCGATCTGGTCGAGAAGGCGGACGCCTGCATCCTCTTTTTGGTCGATGAGGAAGCCCGCGAGCTGGCCCTTAAAGCGGCCAGGGGCAAGGAAGGGGCGGTATCCGTTAAATCGAAAAAGGGCGATATCTTCGATATCTGGGTCTTGAAGCAGAGGCAGCCGCTCATGGTATCGGACGCGGATAAGGATTTCAGGTTCAACCTTGACCTGATACCCGTCGAGTTCAGGAGGGGTTTCAAGTCCCTGATAGCCGCCCCGCTTATTTCCGAGAAGAAGGTCATCGGCATCCTGAGGGTCGAAAGCAGGGAGGCCGAGGCTTACATATCCGACGACCTGAGGCTGCTCACTATCATCTCCGACCTTGCGGCTATCGCGCTGGAAAACTCGAAACTCTACCACCGCATAGAAGAGCTCGCGATAAGCGACGGGTTGACCGGGCTCTACTGCCAGAGATATTTCAAGGAGAGGCTGGCGGAGGATATCGTAAAAGCGGTCCGGATAAAACAACCGCTCTCGCTGCTTATGTTCGATATAGACGGGTTCAAGGGCTATAACGACAAATACGGCCATATCGCAGGGGATATAGTCCTTAAGTCGATCGGAGGTCTGCTCAAGGGTTCCCTGGAGCCCGGCGATATCGCGGCCAGGTACGGCGGAGAGGAATTCGTCATCGTCCTCTTCGGAAAGGACAAGGCCGCGGCGCAGAGGCTCGGCGAGGAGGTACGGAAGAAGATAGAAGGCGAGAAGTTCATCCTGAGGCAGGTCGAGACTCATGTCACGGTCTCGATCGGCTGCGCCGGGGTGCCCGAAGACGCGGTATCGAGGGATGAGATCATCAGGTCTGCTGACGCGGCCCTTTATGAGGCCAAAAAGAACGGAGGCAACAAAGTATGCCTCGCCTGA
- the ugpC gene encoding sn-glycerol-3-phosphate ABC transporter ATP-binding protein UgpC has protein sequence MAQVSLRHVSKIYSGNTKAVSDVTLGIENKEFVVFVGPSGCGKSTTLRMIAGLEEISEGEIYIGDKLVNDVPAKDRDIAMVFQNYALYPHMTVYDNMAFGLRLRKYSRAEIDTRVKEAAQMLGIARYLNRRPKELSGGERQRVAVGRAIVRKPLVFLFDEPLSNLDAKMRVQMRTEINKLHTRLQSTMIYVTHDQVEAMTMGNRIVVMKDGIVHQVADPISLYDKPVNKFVAGFIGSPPMNFLNGKIIKDDGKFYFDEGTFKVKIVDDMIARIGPYQGKEIVFGIRPEDIYDKLFVQEAPPENTVTARVDVVEPMGSEVYLHMATPKQAFIARVGGHDKPEVNHDIDLVFDMGKIHFFDKDTEKAIV, from the coding sequence ATGGCTCAGGTAAGTCTTAGACATGTCTCGAAGATCTATTCCGGGAACACAAAAGCGGTCTCTGATGTGACCCTCGGCATCGAGAATAAGGAATTCGTCGTCTTCGTAGGCCCTTCCGGCTGCGGCAAATCCACTACTTTGAGGATGATAGCGGGCCTCGAAGAGATATCCGAGGGCGAGATATATATAGGGGATAAGCTGGTAAACGACGTCCCGGCCAAAGACCGCGATATCGCGATGGTCTTCCAGAACTACGCCTTGTATCCGCATATGACCGTTTATGATAATATGGCGTTCGGCCTGCGTCTGCGTAAATATTCCAGGGCCGAGATCGACACGCGCGTAAAAGAAGCGGCGCAGATGCTCGGCATAGCCAGGTACCTGAACAGGAGGCCGAAGGAGCTTTCCGGCGGCGAGCGGCAGAGGGTCGCGGTAGGACGGGCGATAGTAAGAAAACCTCTCGTCTTTTTGTTTGACGAGCCTTTAAGCAACCTCGACGCGAAGATGCGCGTGCAGATGAGGACCGAGATAAACAAATTGCATACCAGGCTGCAATCGACGATGATATATGTCACCCACGACCAGGTCGAGGCCATGACGATGGGCAACCGCATCGTCGTCATGAAAGACGGGATAGTACATCAAGTAGCAGATCCCATATCCTTATATGATAAACCCGTAAATAAATTCGTCGCCGGTTTCATAGGCAGCCCTCCGATGAATTTCCTCAACGGGAAGATCATAAAAGACGACGGGAAATTTTACTTCGACGAGGGGACGTTCAAGGTTAAAATCGTCGACGATATGATAGCCAGGATAGGGCCGTACCAGGGCAAAGAAATCGTATTCGGCATAAGGCCGGAAGATATTTACGATAAACTCTTTGTCCAGGAAGCTCCTCCCGAAAACACCGTTACGGCCAGGGTGGACGTCGTAGAGCCGATGGGTTCCGAGGTCTATCTCCACATGGCGACCCCCAAGCAGGCTTTCATTGCGCGCGTCGGAGGACACGACAAGCCCGAGGTCAACCACGACATCGACCTCGTCTTCGACATGGGCAAGATCCATTTCTTCGATAAGGACACTGAGAAAGCGATAGTCTAG